A single Blastococcus colisei DNA region contains:
- a CDS encoding dihydroorotate dehydrogenase electron transfer subunit → MTGDPAVMAITAALLTRPAPRAAHPPVQRVVEVAGRRPVGAYVELTLAAPEIAERAEPGQFVAFAVGGETSGLLLRRSIAIATAGDGEVSVVVSAAGPGSTWLTERQVGDTVDVVGPLGRRYPMPPRGTPALVVGGGYGSAALLGLTAALRDAGSPVLAVVGAATADRLCSVDELGALAEVVVTTDDGSAGRQGWVTDAVATVIGQVGVVYACGPMGMLRAVADAATAAGLPSYVAVEESMACGIGVCMTCVLPIVGEDGRTRFSRSCTEGPVFGGDRVRFADVGALPWDVVGADAMGVVAP, encoded by the coding sequence ATGACCGGTGATCCGGCAGTTATGGCCATAACTGCCGCGCTGCTGACCCGGCCGGCGCCGCGGGCGGCGCACCCGCCGGTGCAGCGGGTGGTCGAGGTGGCGGGCCGGCGGCCGGTCGGCGCCTACGTGGAGCTGACCCTCGCCGCCCCGGAGATCGCCGAGCGTGCCGAACCAGGGCAGTTCGTGGCCTTCGCGGTCGGGGGCGAGACCTCCGGGCTGCTGCTGCGCCGGTCGATCGCGATCGCGACCGCCGGCGACGGCGAGGTCTCCGTCGTCGTGTCCGCGGCCGGACCCGGATCGACCTGGCTCACCGAGCGGCAGGTGGGCGACACCGTGGACGTGGTCGGCCCGCTGGGGCGGCGATATCCGATGCCGCCGCGCGGTACCCCGGCGCTGGTCGTCGGTGGGGGATACGGGTCGGCCGCGCTGCTGGGGCTGACCGCCGCCCTTCGGGACGCCGGGTCGCCCGTTCTCGCCGTCGTGGGCGCGGCCACGGCCGACCGGCTCTGCTCGGTGGACGAGCTGGGCGCCCTGGCCGAGGTCGTCGTGACGACCGACGACGGCAGCGCCGGCCGGCAGGGGTGGGTCACCGACGCCGTGGCGACGGTGATCGGGCAGGTCGGCGTGGTCTACGCGTGCGGCCCCATGGGGATGCTGCGGGCGGTCGCCGACGCGGCCACGGCCGCCGGGCTGCCGTCCTACGTGGCCGTCGAGGAGTCGATGGCCTGCGGGATCGGCGTCTGCATGACCTGCGTACTGCCGATCGTGGGGGAGGACGGGCGCACCCGGTTCTCCCGTTCGTGCACCGAGGGCCCCGTCTTCGGGGGCGACCGGGTGCGGTTCGCCGACGTCGGCGCCCTGCCCTGGGACGTCGTGGGCGCCGACGCGATGGGGGTGGTGGCCCCGTGA
- the carB gene encoding carbamoyl-phosphate synthase large subunit encodes MPKRTDLTHVLVIGSGPILIGQAAEFDYSGTQACRVLKAEGLRVSLVNSNPATIMTDPGIADATYIEPLTPEFVEKVIAKERPDALLATLGGQTALNIAIGLYENGVLEKYGVQLIGADVDAINRGEDRQLFKDIVRSIGADAPRSTVCASVEEALATAEEVGYPVVIRPSFTMGGLGSGIATDEAMLRRMAGHGLADSPVHTVLIEESVLGWKEYELELMRDRSDNVVVICSIENIDAMGVHTGDSVTVAPAMTLTDREYQQMRDVGIAVLREVGVDTGGCNIQFAVHPETGRLVVIEMNPRVSRSSALASKATGFPIAKIAAKLAIGYTLDEITNDITGVTPASFEPSLDYVVVKIPRFAFEKFPGADPRLTTTMKSVGEIMSMGRNFAEALGKAMRSTETKVAGFWTGEPDHRSAQELLDALRVPVDGRLYLAEAALGAGATVEDVAAASAFDPWFVDQIALVHEIGVAVREAPSLTPELLRRAKRFGLSDRQIAALRPELAGEDGVRTLRWRLGVRPVYKTVDTCAAEFAARTPYHYSSYDEENEVQPREKPAVLILGSGPNRIGQGIEFDYSCVHAVLALQDAGYEAVMVNCNPETVSTDYDTADRLYFEPLTFEDVLEVVEAERAAGPVAGVICTLGGQTPLGLAQRLKDAGVPVLGTSPEAIDDAEHRGAFSRVLADTGLLAPKHGTATTFAEARAIAAEIGYPVLVRPSYVLGGRGMEIVYDEGTLEAYIAKATDVSAAHPVLVDRFLEDAVEIDVDALYDGTDLYLGGVMEHIEEAGIHSGDSACALPPITLGSADLLKIRAATEKLAARIGVRGLVNVQYAIKDDILYVIEANPRASRTVPFVSKATAVQLAKAAARIAVGETIAGLRAAGVLPATGDGTDLPENAPIAVKEAVLPFHRFRTVEGHGVDTVLSPEMKSTGEVMGLDAEFGTAFAKSQAAAYGSLPTEGTVFVSLANRDKRSAVFPIKRLADLGFRVLATAGTAQVLRRNGVAAEVVGKYSEGPGNVVERILAGDVDIVVNTPFGSPGNSGPRLDGYEIRTAAVAAGIPCITTVQGMAAAVQGIEALRAGGIGVRSVQEVHAALNGAAR; translated from the coding sequence GCTGACCCCGGAGTTCGTCGAGAAGGTCATCGCCAAGGAGCGCCCCGACGCGCTGCTGGCCACCCTCGGCGGGCAGACCGCGCTCAACATCGCGATCGGGCTGTACGAGAACGGCGTCCTCGAGAAGTACGGGGTGCAGCTCATCGGCGCCGACGTCGACGCGATCAACCGCGGCGAGGACCGGCAGCTGTTCAAGGACATCGTCCGCTCCATCGGCGCCGACGCCCCGCGGTCCACTGTCTGCGCGAGCGTCGAGGAGGCCCTGGCCACCGCCGAGGAGGTCGGCTACCCCGTCGTCATCCGGCCCAGCTTCACCATGGGCGGCCTCGGCTCCGGCATCGCCACCGACGAGGCGATGCTGCGCCGGATGGCCGGTCACGGGCTGGCCGACTCACCGGTGCACACCGTCCTCATCGAGGAGTCGGTGCTGGGCTGGAAGGAGTACGAGCTCGAGCTCATGCGCGACCGCAGCGACAACGTGGTCGTGATCTGCTCCATCGAGAACATCGACGCGATGGGCGTGCACACCGGCGACTCGGTGACCGTCGCCCCGGCGATGACCCTCACCGACCGCGAGTACCAGCAGATGCGCGACGTCGGCATCGCGGTGCTGCGCGAGGTCGGCGTCGACACCGGCGGCTGCAACATCCAGTTCGCCGTCCACCCCGAGACCGGCCGGCTGGTCGTCATCGAGATGAACCCGCGGGTGTCCCGGTCCTCGGCCCTGGCGTCGAAGGCCACCGGCTTCCCGATCGCGAAGATCGCCGCGAAGCTCGCCATCGGCTACACCCTCGACGAGATCACCAACGACATCACCGGCGTCACCCCGGCGAGCTTCGAGCCGTCGCTGGACTACGTCGTGGTCAAGATCCCGCGGTTCGCCTTCGAGAAGTTCCCCGGCGCCGACCCGCGACTGACCACGACCATGAAGAGCGTCGGCGAGATCATGTCGATGGGCCGCAACTTCGCCGAGGCGCTGGGCAAGGCGATGCGGTCGACCGAGACGAAGGTCGCCGGCTTCTGGACGGGGGAGCCGGACCACCGGTCGGCCCAGGAGCTCCTGGACGCGCTGCGGGTCCCGGTCGACGGCCGGCTCTACCTCGCCGAGGCCGCGCTGGGCGCCGGGGCGACCGTCGAAGACGTCGCGGCTGCCAGTGCTTTCGATCCATGGTTCGTCGACCAGATCGCGCTGGTGCACGAGATCGGGGTCGCCGTCCGCGAAGCGCCGTCCCTGACCCCGGAGCTGCTGCGCCGGGCGAAGCGGTTCGGCCTCTCCGACCGCCAGATCGCCGCCCTGCGGCCCGAGCTGGCCGGCGAGGACGGCGTCCGGACGCTGCGCTGGCGGCTGGGCGTCCGGCCGGTCTACAAGACCGTCGACACGTGTGCCGCCGAGTTCGCCGCCCGCACGCCGTACCACTACTCCTCCTACGACGAGGAGAACGAGGTGCAGCCGCGCGAGAAGCCCGCCGTGCTGATCCTCGGCTCCGGCCCCAACCGGATCGGGCAGGGCATCGAGTTCGACTACTCCTGCGTGCACGCCGTCCTGGCCCTGCAGGACGCCGGCTACGAGGCGGTGATGGTCAACTGCAACCCCGAGACCGTCTCCACCGACTACGACACCGCCGACCGGCTGTACTTCGAGCCGCTCACCTTCGAGGACGTCCTCGAGGTGGTCGAGGCCGAGCGCGCGGCCGGCCCGGTGGCCGGGGTGATCTGCACCCTCGGCGGGCAGACCCCGCTCGGCCTGGCGCAGCGGCTCAAGGACGCCGGGGTGCCGGTGCTGGGCACCTCGCCGGAGGCGATCGACGACGCCGAGCACCGCGGGGCGTTCTCCCGAGTGCTGGCCGACACGGGGCTGCTGGCGCCCAAGCACGGCACCGCGACGACGTTCGCCGAGGCGCGGGCGATCGCCGCGGAGATCGGCTACCCGGTGCTGGTCCGGCCGTCCTACGTGCTCGGCGGTCGCGGGATGGAGATCGTCTACGACGAGGGCACGCTCGAGGCCTACATCGCCAAGGCGACCGACGTCAGCGCGGCGCACCCGGTACTGGTGGACCGTTTCCTGGAGGACGCCGTCGAGATCGACGTCGACGCGCTCTACGACGGCACCGACCTCTACCTGGGCGGGGTCATGGAGCACATCGAGGAGGCCGGCATCCACTCCGGTGACTCCGCGTGCGCGCTGCCGCCGATCACCCTGGGCTCGGCGGACCTGCTGAAGATCCGGGCCGCCACCGAGAAGCTGGCCGCCCGGATCGGCGTCCGAGGCCTGGTGAACGTCCAGTACGCGATCAAGGACGACATCCTCTACGTGATCGAGGCCAACCCGCGGGCCAGCCGCACCGTCCCGTTCGTGTCCAAGGCGACGGCCGTGCAGCTGGCCAAGGCCGCGGCCCGGATCGCGGTGGGGGAGACCATCGCCGGGCTGCGCGCGGCCGGGGTGCTGCCGGCGACCGGCGACGGCACCGACCTGCCCGAGAACGCGCCGATCGCGGTGAAGGAGGCGGTGCTGCCCTTCCACCGGTTCCGCACGGTCGAGGGCCACGGTGTGGACACCGTGCTGTCGCCGGAGATGAAGTCCACCGGCGAGGTGATGGGCCTCGACGCCGAGTTCGGCACCGCCTTCGCCAAGTCGCAGGCCGCTGCCTACGGCTCCCTGCCGACCGAGGGCACGGTGTTCGTCTCCCTGGCCAACCGGGACAAGCGCTCGGCGGTCTTCCCGATCAAGCGGCTGGCCGATCTCGGGTTCCGGGTGCTCGCCACCGCCGGTACCGCGCAGGTGCTCCGGCGCAACGGCGTCGCCGCGGAGGTGGTCGGCAAGTACAGCGAAGGCCCGGGCAACGTCGTGGAGCGGATCCTGGCCGGCGACGTGGACATCGTCGTCAACACGCCGTTCGGTTCGCCGGGCAACAGCGGCCCACGGCTGGACGGCTACGAGATCCGCACCGCCGCGGTCGCCGCGGGGATCCCGTGCATCACCACGGTCCAGGGCATGGCCGCGGCGGTGCAGGGGATCGAGGCCCTGCGCGCCGGTGGCATCGGAGTCCGCAGCGTGCAAGAGGTGCACGCCGCCCTGAACGGCGCCGCCCGATGA